A region of the Mesoaciditoga lauensis cd-1655R = DSM 25116 genome:
TTTGGGATGATTTTTTCAGAACCACAACAACAGGCAAAATAAAGAATTGGCATGTTTTACCCGCGCTAAACTGATGAAAACTATAAATAAACTTAAGGCACATCAAGAGTTAAAAGAGTTTGTTAGAGTTCTGTTTTGCGTTCAGATTGATTTCTTGCTAATATATGTGCAGAAGAATTCTAGAAAAAGGAAGGATAAATTTGAAGATAGTGCTTTCTCCCATGGCAGGTGTTAACGATAAAATTTTTCGAGAACTATGCCTATCCACGGGTGCAGACATAGCTTTCACGGAGATGATAAGCGTAAACGGCTTAACAAGCAAAAATCGAAAAAGCTATGCGATGATCCCTGATGATCCAAATCACATTGTTCAACTTTTTGGAAAAGATCCAGAGCTTTTTTTAAAAAGTGCGGAAATGGTGAGAAACAAAAACGGCTCAAATTGGATCGATATAAACGCCGGGTGTCCTGTGAAAAAAGTTGTTAAGCATGGCTACGGTGCTGCCTTGATGGAAGAACCAAAAAAGATAAGAGAGATCGTTGAAACTTTATCAAAGAACGGATTTAAAGTTTCCATAAAGATCAGGCTTGGGAGAGAAAAAAATGAAAATTACATTCAAGTGGCACAAGCCGCCTCTGATGGTGGAGCCTTTCTTATTTCCATACATGGGAGAACCGTTGAGCAAGGATATGCAGGAAAAGCAGATTGGGAAAGTGCGAAGATATTAAAAGAGAAATTTCCAAATGTTAAAATTGGGCTGTCTGGGGATATCTTCACTTACCTTGATGCTTATCATGCGATTAAGCAAACGAAAGCTGACTTTTTGCTTGTTGCCAGAGGGGCAATAGGAAATCCATGGATATTTGGAAATATAAAAAGATATTTTGAATCTCAAAACCCACCTCATGTTGACTTAGAAGAAAGAAAAAGAATATTCAATATTCATTTTGACAAAACAATTGATGAATACGGGATTCATGGTATAATATTTTTCAGGAAATTCCTGGTTGCTTATCTTAAAGGCCTACCAAACTCTCATGAAGTGAAGATTGATGCCCTAAAAGAGAGCAACGCCAAGAACGTTAAAAGGATAGTTAACAGTTTTTTTGATAAACTCATCTCATGCGAACAAGGAGGCGTTGAACGTGGAAACATTGAAGGTCAGTTCAAAATCCAATCCTAACTCAGTGGCGGGAGCAATTGCAGGTGCACTGGGAAAGGAGCCTATGGTCGAATTGCAGGCTATCGGGGCAGGAGCCGTAAACCAAGCGGTTAAAGCCGTAGCGGTAGCACGCCGCTTTTTGAACGAAAGCGGTAAGGACATCGGAATGATTCCAGGCTTCGTCGATATCGAAATAGGAGGAGAAAAAAGAACGGGTATATCGATAAAAGTTTTTGTCGTGGGAGAGGAAAACGAATCATCCAGCGAAGAAAAGTAATTAAAGATGGAAGTTCTTCAAAAAGAGATAAATGAAATTGTAAGATCCTGCGCCGAGGATGAAAACCTGCGGCGCATTGTTTTAAGCATCCATAACATGAAAAAAGCGGAAAGGGAAGAATTTTCCCAAAAAATGAAGGTCTATTTCTCAACACAAAAATCTTCTGTGGATGCCCAAGCATATAGGTTTTTCAGTCTTTTGTTAAAAGATGACGTGAGAATTTTAGTTGTAGAACGACTAAAAGGAAAGTTAGAGAAAGGAAGTTAAAGAAATGCCAGATTATCCAAAAGGCTTAAGCGTCGGTGGACAAGCCGTGATAGAAGGCGTCATGATGAAAGGGCTTAAAACCGTTGTGGCCGTGCGGAGGCCTAGCGGGGAGATAGTTGTTTCGGATTATGGCGGAATGGAAAGGCCGAAGGGATGGAAGGGTTGGCCGTTCATAAGGGGAAACTTTGTACTCTACGATGCGCTGGTAACCGGCATAAGGGCTCTGAATTTTTCTGCCAACATGTCTGGTGAAGAAACTGAGAAATTGACCACAAAAGATATCATCTTATCGTTGCTGATTGCCTTTGCTTTTGCGGTAGGGTTATTTTCTATTTTACCCGTGTTGGTGACTTCGCTGTTTAAACCGTTGAGAGAAAATGGAATGCTGTTCGCCCTTGTAGAAGGAACCATTCGAACGGTCATTCTCTTGTTGTATATATGGATCATAGCTTTTATTCCAGACATAAAACGCGTTTTTCAATATCATGGAGCTGAGCACAAATCCGTTTACACTTACGAAGCCAACGAAGAGTTAACCGTGGAGAATGCTAGAAAGTATTCCACTTTGCATCCAAGATGCGGAACTAGTTTTCTGATGATCACCATGGTTGCCGCCATAATAGTTTTTAGCATACTTGGTGCTTTCGGTCCTATGTCCATTTGGTGGAAAATGTTCTGGAGGGTCGTTCTCATTCCGGTGGTAGCTGGGTTGGCATATGAATTTCAGCGTTTTACCGCCAAACATTTGGACAACATTTTCGTAAAACCTTTAGCCATGCCAGGTTTATGGCTTCAAAAGCTGACAACAAAAGAACCGGATGACAGTCAGTTAGAAGTTGGATTAGTTTCGCTTAAAGCCGCTTTAAACCTTGAGTGGAGAGATAAAAAAGGCGAAAACGAAACAGATGATGAAAAAGAAAAGATAATAGAAATAGAAAGCTCCGTTGAAAAAGAAAAAGAGAACGCGTAAACGTTCTCTTTTTCTTTTGATATTTAACCTCAATCAAGGGAAAATTCCACGGAGTCTGGTAGCAGTGGCAACCTTGTTGATAGCCACTATGTAAGATGCCGTCCTCATATCTGTTTTGTATTCTTCACGTGCTGTTGCGCTGTCTTTGAAAGCGTTCTTCATTGCTTTGTCAAGTGCCTTTCTGACATCTTCGAGATCCCAGAAGTAGGAATAAAGGCCTTGTACCCATTCAAAGTAAGAAACGGTAACGCCACCTGCGTTTGAAAGAAAATCTGGAACGAGGTGAATACCTTTCGATCTCAAAATCGCATCTGCTTCAGGAGTGGTTGGACCGTTTGCTGCTTCGACTATGAGTTTTGCTTTCACTTTATCAGCGTTATCTTCTCTTATGGTTCTTTCCAAAGCTGCTGGGATAAGTACATCAACGTCTAATTCAAGCAATTCTTCATTTGTTATCTTTTGAGCGTTGAATCCTTCCAAACTCTTATGGGCTGTAACGTATTCAAAGGCTTCCTTAACGTTTATTCCATCTGGATTGTAGTATCCACCGGTTATATCGCTTATCGCGACTATTTTTGCGCCGTATTCTTCACCGAGGATAAGCGCGGTGTAAGAACCAACGTTACCAAAACCTTGTACGGCAACCGTTTTTCCTTTTATTTCATCACCCAAGAAGTATTTGCTTGCTTCATTTGTAATAATGCTGACGCCTCTTCCTGTTGCCTCTGGCCTTCCAAGAGAACCTCCCAATTCCAGTGGCTTTCCGGTAACTATTCCCAATGTTGAGCGTCCTTCTCCCATGGAATAGGTATCAAGGAACCAGGACATAATTTGAGCGTTGGTGTTGACATCTGGAGCTGGTATATCCGTTTCAGGGCCAATGAAAGGTGAAATTTCAGAGAAGTACCTTCTGGACATTCTTTCAAGTTCACCAGTGGATAATTCGTTAGGATCAACCTTAACTCCACCTTTTGCTCCGCCATATGGTATGCCAGCAACCGCACATTTCCATGTCATAAGGAAGGAAAGAGTTTTTATCTCGTCTTCGTTTACGTTAGGATGATACCTAACTCCTCCCTTTGCTGGTCCTCTTGCTATGTTGTGTTGATAGCGGTATCCTGTGAAAACTCTTATGGAACCGTCATCCATTTTCACTGGAAATTGAACTCTTATTCCTCTTTTGTGCGAGGACAACACTTGACGCATTCCGTCGTCCAATTTCATCAAGTCTGCCGCCCTGTTGAATTGGGTCAAAGCATCCTCGAATAAACCTTTGTTTGCCATTGCGCAACCTCCTCATTCAGTTGGTGAATTCCAAGTTCACATTGATTTTAACGCTTTTTGAATAAAAAAACTCTAACTTAGGGATTACTTTATAGTAAGAAGGGTTTTCACTTTCAGCAAAAATTAACATGAACATCTTTTTTTGGAAATAAATAAGAAGAGGGAATGGTGAACAGTGAGCCGTAAGTAGTGAGAAGTGAAAGTTGTAAATAGCGAATATAGTGAATGACGAGTGTTAGGAAACAAGAAACTGTGATATCCTGGCATTCAGTATCCTCTCAAGCCTGGCTTGGAATTAACAGAGTTGCTTTCCAAATAATTCTGTTCCTAGAAACTCATATGTTCTGACAAGTACTTCGAGAGTGGGATTTAACCCCTTTTTGAAATACCTTGTAACATTGACGCACAACATGAGTTAAAAGCAGAAACACAAAAAGCCGATATTTACCGCACTTTCCTTACGCAAAGTTGTAAAAATGTGGCCTTTCAACCAATGGAAATGGATTTTTCTTACAAAATTAACCCAAAAGCGATTAAAGTCGTAACACATCTAATACTATGATTTGTCGAATTCTTATCATTAGCAAGCGAGGTGGGGCAAGATGAAAATCACGGAAAAAGTACGTTCTATATCCAGAAAGGCAAAAACACCATTTGTACTCATGGATCTTGGCATCGTTGAAGACAACTATCGCAGGCTGAAAAATGCCATACCGGATGTTAGGATTTTTTACGCCGTTAAGTCTAATTCTCATGAGCGTATTGTGAATAAACTCCATGATTTAGGCTCATCTTTTGATGTTGCTTCAAAAGGCGAAATAGAAAAACTGC
Encoded here:
- a CDS encoding tRNA dihydrouridine synthase; its protein translation is MLSPMAGVNDKIFRELCLSTGADIAFTEMISVNGLTSKNRKSYAMIPDDPNHIVQLFGKDPELFLKSAEMVRNKNGSNWIDINAGCPVKKVVKHGYGAALMEEPKKIREIVETLSKNGFKVSIKIRLGREKNENYIQVAQAASDGGAFLISIHGRTVEQGYAGKADWESAKILKEKFPNVKIGLSGDIFTYLDAYHAIKQTKADFLLVARGAIGNPWIFGNIKRYFESQNPPHVDLEERKRIFNIHFDKTIDEYGIHGIIFFRKFLVAYLKGLPNSHEVKIDALKESNAKNVKRIVNSFFDKLISCEQGGVERGNIEGQFKIQS
- a CDS encoding stage V sporulation protein S, with the protein product METLKVSSKSNPNSVAGAIAGALGKEPMVELQAIGAGAVNQAVKAVAVARRFLNESGKDIGMIPGFVDIEIGGEKRTGISIKVFVVGEENESSSEEK
- a CDS encoding DUF1385 domain-containing protein, with product MPDYPKGLSVGGQAVIEGVMMKGLKTVVAVRRPSGEIVVSDYGGMERPKGWKGWPFIRGNFVLYDALVTGIRALNFSANMSGEETEKLTTKDIILSLLIAFAFAVGLFSILPVLVTSLFKPLRENGMLFALVEGTIRTVILLLYIWIIAFIPDIKRVFQYHGAEHKSVYTYEANEELTVENARKYSTLHPRCGTSFLMITMVAAIIVFSILGAFGPMSIWWKMFWRVVLIPVVAGLAYEFQRFTAKHLDNIFVKPLAMPGLWLQKLTTKEPDDSQLEVGLVSLKAALNLEWRDKKGENETDDEKEKIIEIESSVEKEKENA
- a CDS encoding Glu/Leu/Phe/Val family dehydrogenase, whose translation is MANKGLFEDALTQFNRAADLMKLDDGMRQVLSSHKRGIRVQFPVKMDDGSIRVFTGYRYQHNIARGPAKGGVRYHPNVNEDEIKTLSFLMTWKCAVAGIPYGGAKGGVKVDPNELSTGELERMSRRYFSEISPFIGPETDIPAPDVNTNAQIMSWFLDTYSMGEGRSTLGIVTGKPLELGGSLGRPEATGRGVSIITNEASKYFLGDEIKGKTVAVQGFGNVGSYTALILGEEYGAKIVAISDITGGYYNPDGINVKEAFEYVTAHKSLEGFNAQKITNEELLELDVDVLIPAALERTIREDNADKVKAKLIVEAANGPTTPEADAILRSKGIHLVPDFLSNAGGVTVSYFEWVQGLYSYFWDLEDVRKALDKAMKNAFKDSATAREEYKTDMRTASYIVAINKVATATRLRGIFP